The Leptospira sp. WS60.C2 genome includes the window CTTTCCATCGTATTATTTCTACTCAACGTTAGGTTAATGAAAATTGGTTATGGAATTAGAAACTAAACAAACAAGAAAAGATCGAATGGAATCATTACTCAAGCAAACTTTCCAACCCAAGGAAATTTCTGTACTGGATGTTACCTTCGAACACGCAGGACACCCTGGGATGACAAAAGATTCCAAGGAAACTCACTTCCGAATCAAAATGGTATCAAATGTGTTCCAAGGAAAATCTACCGTAGAACAACACCGTATGGTCTATTCTCTCCTGGGGCCTGAGTTTAAAAAAGGACTCCACGCGTTAGAAATGGATCTCTCTAGCGAACTCTAGAGAGTCTAATCAATATGGAAAAACCAATTCTCATCAGCTTTAAACTTTGTCCTTTTGTGCAACGTTCCGTGATCAACCTCTTAGAAAAAAAAGTAGATTACGAAATCAGATACATCGATTTAGCAAATAAACCTGATTGGTTTTTAAAAATTTCTCCTTTTGGGAAAGTACCCGTCTTACAAGTGGG containing:
- a CDS encoding BolA family protein, whose amino-acid sequence is MELETKQTRKDRMESLLKQTFQPKEISVLDVTFEHAGHPGMTKDSKETHFRIKMVSNVFQGKSTVEQHRMVYSLLGPEFKKGLHALEMDLSSEL